From a single Oceanobacillus kimchii X50 genomic region:
- a CDS encoding trypsin-like serine peptidase, with protein MKLYQKIFIAILFLLALPSIVNAESVNDNRIGELPIEDSFTEKEIEQLKKEFKKNNVEKFSQANLSEFSDEENPTSISIKGESVPIEDNLEMESAINNVLLEFDVLSKERVRVTNTTGATPYNATTRIAILRHDDKVSSCSGSYITPTHILTAAHCVYDKHADSFHKSFVSIPSENGYETPYGMSSATNVWIVNSYVNAPTPPTPGNIYYSAVAYDFAVIKVNGSHGNQLTTSTWNTVGTGMNAIGYPGDETEVGQNNRRLWYMYRSPGNIQTLDNDSGVLVHDADISGGQSGGPIRVGSNTISVVSTTYWGPYFSNWHLNIIESWKAT; from the coding sequence ATGAAACTCTATCAGAAAATATTTATCGCAATACTATTTTTATTAGCACTCCCATCAATTGTAAATGCTGAATCAGTGAATGATAATCGAATAGGTGAGTTGCCTATCGAAGATTCTTTTACTGAAAAAGAGATAGAACAATTAAAGAAGGAATTCAAAAAAAATAATGTGGAAAAGTTTTCACAAGCTAATTTATCTGAATTTTCAGATGAAGAAAATCCGACTTCTATAAGCATTAAAGGAGAAAGTGTACCTATTGAAGATAATCTTGAAATGGAATCGGCAATTAATAATGTATTATTAGAATTTGATGTGCTTTCTAAAGAACGCGTCAGAGTTACTAATACAACAGGAGCTACCCCGTACAATGCAACCACTAGAATTGCAATTTTAAGACACGATGACAAAGTTAGCTCTTGCTCTGGCTCCTATATTACTCCTACACATATATTAACAGCAGCTCATTGTGTCTATGATAAACACGCAGACTCTTTCCATAAATCCTTTGTATCTATTCCAAGTGAAAATGGATATGAAACTCCTTATGGAATGAGTAGTGCAACAAATGTTTGGATAGTAAATTCATATGTAAATGCTCCTACTCCTCCTACTCCTGGGAATATATACTATAGTGCAGTAGCATATGATTTCGCCGTTATAAAAGTAAATGGAAGTCATGGAAATCAGTTAACAACTAGTACGTGGAATACGGTTGGGACAGGGATGAATGCTATAGGGTATCCTGGGGATGAAACAGAAGTTGGCCAAAATAATAGAAGGTTATGGTATATGTATAGATCACCTGGAAACATACAGACTCTAGATAATGATTCGGGTGTTTTAGTACACGACGCTGATATTAGTGGAGGTCAAAGTGGTGGACCGATTAGAGTGGGGAGTAATACTATATCAGTTGTATCTACAACTTATTGGGGACCTTATTTTTCTAATTGGCATTTAAATATAATTGAAAGTTGGAAAGCTACTTAA
- a CDS encoding N-acetylmuramoyl-L-alanine amidase, protein MPKIAIGAGHGYNTPGKRTPDGEREWSFNDKVVTAAIDELKNYENAEVLRLDDRTGKTDVSLSTRTTGANNFGADILISYHHNANTGKWGSWGGTETYCYHGSSGGSALARKIHPVIVDAMQLRDRGIKTANFHMLRESRMPAILVEGGFMDSTTDIKRMRSNSVLKQTGKDLAKAIANYFNLKRKSNSGGSNEYVEIITHSLWTYNSADWDDKAVIVNKGEVFTVIRDKFKVGGGHMYQIKSGLYITANSKYVRFYKG, encoded by the coding sequence ATGCCAAAGATAGCAATTGGAGCAGGACATGGATATAACACACCAGGTAAACGTACACCAGATGGTGAAAGAGAATGGTCTTTCAATGATAAAGTTGTAACTGCAGCTATTGATGAATTGAAAAATTATGAGAATGCGGAAGTATTACGTTTAGATGACCGAACAGGAAAAACGGATGTATCATTATCCACTAGAACAACTGGGGCTAATAACTTTGGTGCAGATATTTTAATTTCTTATCATCATAATGCGAATACAGGTAAGTGGGGTAGTTGGGGCGGTACCGAAACCTATTGTTACCATGGTAGTTCTGGAGGTTCTGCTTTAGCAAGGAAAATCCATCCTGTAATCGTAGATGCAATGCAATTACGTGACAGAGGAATCAAGACAGCAAATTTCCATATGTTAAGAGAATCTCGTATGCCAGCAATTTTAGTAGAAGGTGGCTTTATGGATTCCACAACAGATATTAAACGTATGCGTAGCAATAGTGTTCTTAAACAAACAGGAAAAGACTTAGCGAAGGCTATTGCCAATTATTTTAATCTTAAAAGAAAGTCCAACAGTGGAGGAAGTAATGAATATGTTGAAATCATTACTCATTCGCTATGGACTTATAACAGCGCAGATTGGGATGATAAAGCTGTTATTGTAAATAAGGGAGAAGTATTTACCGTTATTCGTGACAAGTTCAAGGTTGGCGGTGGTCATATGTACCAAATTAAGAGTGGTCTATATATTACTGCTAATTCGAAGTATGTAAGATTCTATAAAGGATAA
- a CDS encoding phage holin: MDKSTIIRTIALAIAWINMLLSNYGLQPIPVVSEEIIAEILAGVATVWAWFKNNYITARGKSQKEVLKRNSLIK; the protein is encoded by the coding sequence ATGGATAAATCTACAATTATTCGTACTATTGCGCTTGCTATTGCATGGATCAATATGTTGCTTTCTAACTATGGGTTACAACCAATTCCAGTTGTGAGTGAAGAGATTATTGCTGAGATACTGGCAGGGGTAGCAACTGTATGGGCATGGTTCAAAAACAACTATATTACAGCACGAGGTAAAAGCCAAAAAGAAGTATTAAAACGTAATAGCTTGATCAAGTAA